One window of the Benincasa hispida cultivar B227 chromosome 3, ASM972705v1, whole genome shotgun sequence genome contains the following:
- the LOC120073101 gene encoding GPI ethanolamine phosphate transferase 2 isoform X6, with amino-acid sequence MSSLICSGLTLFTAAAVAFQIIGLSFFVFGFFPVKPALSGDSGSESFRAPTCYSMGNDSERNLPPYELQSLYQELSGLPPLFDRLILMVIDGLPAEFVLGKDERPPIKALMEAMPYTQSLLANGIAKGYHAKAAPPTVTMPRLKAIVSGAIGGFLDVAFNFNTQALLDDNLLGKSHIVSLKVRSNLHIIGQFSKLGWKMVMCGDETWLKLFPGLFMRDDGVSSFFVKDTVEVDKNVSRHLSYELSKNDWNLLILHYLGLDHVGHTGGRNSPLMAPKLMEMDEVVKMIHATAVMNPDDKKRTLLVVVSDHGMTENGNHGGSSYEETDSLLLFIGSKSHATDFPSSIGNDVNQVDIAPTLALLFGVPIPKNNVGVMIPGVIDSLKDMHQLRALQLNSWQLLRLLQKQVPGFQCGSFPCDGFSDDQGYNSDDVMEKFCRMYLHAAVLHDSWISTEQSRSDSREDKSGIIAAYYEFLINANQWLSHKATDKPSTVIVFGVMSMILSFLIFSTVIYSLIQEIYSGEKQLFSGIFTRHLDEGFSLSVIFILLISMGSSSMVEEEQYIWHYLISTLNILFLRRTVQFCQKESTCRVFYLFNGHERVCIKASSIFTLLITGRILRGWHQGGVNWTHLPDISKWLEQSGTDLQLIQLTAVILTIILSLFSLSLLGRRMKIVLIVGFNFLMSGLLVLYHIVKYQHSASLSSSNAATSLAQIIYATLGVSTVGTVLAVPWIMPIQISKECSNDHNHNSAVSDPLNIGSQSQYLELRYSLYIIGFLPVFYSFFKGCCSRSNGLRNGWPFCAGE; translated from the exons atgtcttctctaatcTGTAGTGGGCTAACGCTATTCACCGCGGCAGCTGTTGCTTTTCAGATAATTGGACTCTCGTTTTTCGTCTTTGGGTTCTTCCCCGTCAAACCTGCACTATCCGGTGACAG TGGTTCGGAAAGTTTTCGTGCGCCCACCTGCTATTCAATGGGAAACGATAGTGAGAGAAATCTACCTCCTTATGAACTCCAATCTCTATATCAG GAATTGTCTGGTCTTCCTCCTTTGTTTGATCGACTTATTCTAATG GTTATTGATGGTCTCCCAGCAGAATTTGTGCTCGGAAAAGATGAACGGCCTCCAATCAAGGCCTTGATGGAAGCCATGCCATATACTCAATCATTGTTGGCAAATGGAATTGCAAAAGGTTACCACGCAAAGGCTGCACCTCCAACTGTTACGATGCCCCGTCTGAAG GCTATTGTATCTGGAGCTATCGGAGGATTCCTTGATGTGGCTTTCAATTTCAATACTCAAGCTCTACTTGATGACAATCTTCTGG gaaaaagccACATTGTGAGTCTGAAAGTGAGATCAAATTTACATATTATAGGTCAGTTTTCTAAACTTGGTTGGAAAATGGTGATGTGTGGAGATGAAACATGGCTTAAACTGTTTCCGGGGCTCTTTATGAGGGATGATGGAGTTAGCAGCTTTTTT GTTAAAGATACTGTAGAAGTAGACAAAAATGTTTCTCGACATTTAAGCTATGAGCTTAGCAAGAATGACTGGAATCTTCTA ATTCTTCATTATTTAGGCTTGGACCATGTTGGGCATACTGGTGGTCGAAACAG TCCCTTAATGGCTCCAAAACTTATGGAAATGGATGAAGTAGTGAAGATGATTCATGCCACTGCCGTCATGAACCCAGATGATAAAAAAAGGACGCTTTTG GTTGTAGTGAGTGACCATGGGATGACTGAAAATGGCAATCATGGTGGGTCATCGTATGAAGAGACTGAttcccttcttctttttattgGATCAAAAAGTCATGCCACCGACTTTCCATCAAGTATCGGCAATGATGTTAACCAG GTTGACATTGCACCAACACTAGCTCTTTTATTTGGTGTGCCAATTCCCAAAAACAACGTTGGTGTCATGATTCCAGGAGTGATAGACTCTTTGAAGG ATATGCATCAACTGAGGGCACTCCAATTGAATTCTTGGCAATTGCTTAGATTGTTACAGAAACAGGTACCTGGTTTTCAATGTGGAAGTTTCCCATGTGATGGCTTTTCTGATGATCAAGGATATAATAGTGATGATGTTATGGAGAAATTCTGCCGGATGTATTTGCATGCTGCAGTTCTTCATGATTCCTGGATATCAACAGAGCAATCCAG ATCTGATAGCAGAGAAGACAAAAGTGGAATTATTGCAGCATACTATGAGTTTCTCATAAATGCAAATCAATGGTTATCACACAAAGCTACTGAT AAACCTTCTACAGTTATTGTTTTTGGGGTGATGTCAATGATCCTATCATTTCTGATATTTTCTACCGTCATTTACTCTCTTATCCAAGAAATTTATTCTGGAGAAAAGCAACTGTTCAGTGGTATCTTTACTCGGCATCTTGATGAGGGTTTTTCTCTATCTGTAATATTCATTCTGTTGATCAGTATGGGATCCAGTTCCATGGTTGAGGAAGAGCAATATATTTGGCATTACTTGATCTCGACATTGAATATACTTTTCCTTCGTAGAACGGTGCAGTTCTGTCAAAAAGAAAGCACCTGTCGTGTTTTTTATTTGTTCAATGGACatgaaagagtttgtataaaggcATCTTCCATCTTTACCCTCCTTATCACTGGAAGAATTTTAAGGGGTTGGCATCAAGGAGGTGTGAATTGGACTCATCTCCCAGACATATCCAAATGGCTTGAGCAGTCAGGGACTGATCTTCAGCTGATTCAATTGACCGCTGTCATCCTTACAATAATattaagcttattttctctATCTTTATTAGGAAGGAGAATGAAAATTGTTCTAATTGTTGGATTTAACTTTTTGATGTCGGGATTGCTAGTGTTGTATCATATCGTGAAATATCAACACAGTGCATCACTATCATCCAGCAATGCAGCTACTTCATTAGCACAAATAATTTATGCAACTCTTGGTGTTTCTACTGTTGGGACTGTTCTTGCTGTACCATGGATTATGCCTATTCAGATTTCCAAGGAATGTTCTAACGATCACAATCACAACTCTGCAGTCTCCGATCCTTTAAACATTGGGAGTCAGTCTCAATATCTAGAACTGAGATATTCTTTATATATTATCGG ATTTTTGCCAGTTTTCTATTCTTTTTTCAAGGGATGCTGCAGCAGAAGCAATGGGTTGAG GAATGGCTGGCCATTTTGCGCTGGGGAATAG
- the LOC120073101 gene encoding GPI ethanolamine phosphate transferase 2 isoform X1, with the protein MSSLICSGLTLFTAAAVAFQIIGLSFFVFGFFPVKPALSGDSGSESFRAPTCYSMGNDSERNLPPYELQSLYQELSGLPPLFDRLILMVIDGLPAEFVLGKDERPPIKALMEAMPYTQSLLANGIAKGYHAKAAPPTVTMPRLKAIVSGAIGGFLDVAFNFNTQALLDDNLLGKSHIVSLKVRSNLHIIGQFSKLGWKMVMCGDETWLKLFPGLFMRDDGVSSFFVKDTVEVDKNVSRHLSYELSKNDWNLLILHYLGLDHVGHTGGRNSPLMAPKLMEMDEVVKMIHATAVMNPDDKKRTLLVVVSDHGMTENGNHGGSSYEETDSLLLFIGSKSHATDFPSSIGNDVNQVDIAPTLALLFGVPIPKNNVGVMIPGVIDSLKDMHQLRALQLNSWQLLRLLQKQVPGFQCGSFPCDGFSDDQGYNSDDVMEKFCRMYLHAAVLHDSWISTEQSRSDSREDKSGIIAAYYEFLINANQWLSHKATDKPSTVIVFGVMSMILSFLIFSTVIYSLIQEIYSGEKQLFSGIFTRHLDEGFSLSVIFILLISMGSSSMVEEEQYIWHYLISTLNILFLRRTVQFCQKESTCRVFYLFNGHERVCIKASSIFTLLITGRILRGWHQGGVNWTHLPDISKWLEQSGTDLQLIQLTAVILTIILSLFSLSLLGRRMKIVLIVGFNFLMSGLLVLYHIVKYQHSASLSSSNAATSLAQIIYATLGVSTVGTVLAVPWIMPIQISKECSNDHNHNSAVSDPLNIGSQSQYLELRYSLYIIGWVYIGSWCLLQLLLQQPVNSVVTLLILMQIFASFLFFFQGMLQQKQWVEVAVLYYIGMAGHFALGNSNSLATVDVAGAFIGISNYSTLLSGILMFIITYASPMLLLLSMVMYISIKNLDIAASPQNVDFGLVLKRILGLPCLVPLTINSILLLAYTIVLILMRNHLFVWSVFSPKYLYACATTVCILIGVFIVATTITYASMVLVLRKSYMSLHQ; encoded by the exons atgtcttctctaatcTGTAGTGGGCTAACGCTATTCACCGCGGCAGCTGTTGCTTTTCAGATAATTGGACTCTCGTTTTTCGTCTTTGGGTTCTTCCCCGTCAAACCTGCACTATCCGGTGACAG TGGTTCGGAAAGTTTTCGTGCGCCCACCTGCTATTCAATGGGAAACGATAGTGAGAGAAATCTACCTCCTTATGAACTCCAATCTCTATATCAG GAATTGTCTGGTCTTCCTCCTTTGTTTGATCGACTTATTCTAATG GTTATTGATGGTCTCCCAGCAGAATTTGTGCTCGGAAAAGATGAACGGCCTCCAATCAAGGCCTTGATGGAAGCCATGCCATATACTCAATCATTGTTGGCAAATGGAATTGCAAAAGGTTACCACGCAAAGGCTGCACCTCCAACTGTTACGATGCCCCGTCTGAAG GCTATTGTATCTGGAGCTATCGGAGGATTCCTTGATGTGGCTTTCAATTTCAATACTCAAGCTCTACTTGATGACAATCTTCTGG gaaaaagccACATTGTGAGTCTGAAAGTGAGATCAAATTTACATATTATAGGTCAGTTTTCTAAACTTGGTTGGAAAATGGTGATGTGTGGAGATGAAACATGGCTTAAACTGTTTCCGGGGCTCTTTATGAGGGATGATGGAGTTAGCAGCTTTTTT GTTAAAGATACTGTAGAAGTAGACAAAAATGTTTCTCGACATTTAAGCTATGAGCTTAGCAAGAATGACTGGAATCTTCTA ATTCTTCATTATTTAGGCTTGGACCATGTTGGGCATACTGGTGGTCGAAACAG TCCCTTAATGGCTCCAAAACTTATGGAAATGGATGAAGTAGTGAAGATGATTCATGCCACTGCCGTCATGAACCCAGATGATAAAAAAAGGACGCTTTTG GTTGTAGTGAGTGACCATGGGATGACTGAAAATGGCAATCATGGTGGGTCATCGTATGAAGAGACTGAttcccttcttctttttattgGATCAAAAAGTCATGCCACCGACTTTCCATCAAGTATCGGCAATGATGTTAACCAG GTTGACATTGCACCAACACTAGCTCTTTTATTTGGTGTGCCAATTCCCAAAAACAACGTTGGTGTCATGATTCCAGGAGTGATAGACTCTTTGAAGG ATATGCATCAACTGAGGGCACTCCAATTGAATTCTTGGCAATTGCTTAGATTGTTACAGAAACAGGTACCTGGTTTTCAATGTGGAAGTTTCCCATGTGATGGCTTTTCTGATGATCAAGGATATAATAGTGATGATGTTATGGAGAAATTCTGCCGGATGTATTTGCATGCTGCAGTTCTTCATGATTCCTGGATATCAACAGAGCAATCCAG ATCTGATAGCAGAGAAGACAAAAGTGGAATTATTGCAGCATACTATGAGTTTCTCATAAATGCAAATCAATGGTTATCACACAAAGCTACTGAT AAACCTTCTACAGTTATTGTTTTTGGGGTGATGTCAATGATCCTATCATTTCTGATATTTTCTACCGTCATTTACTCTCTTATCCAAGAAATTTATTCTGGAGAAAAGCAACTGTTCAGTGGTATCTTTACTCGGCATCTTGATGAGGGTTTTTCTCTATCTGTAATATTCATTCTGTTGATCAGTATGGGATCCAGTTCCATGGTTGAGGAAGAGCAATATATTTGGCATTACTTGATCTCGACATTGAATATACTTTTCCTTCGTAGAACGGTGCAGTTCTGTCAAAAAGAAAGCACCTGTCGTGTTTTTTATTTGTTCAATGGACatgaaagagtttgtataaaggcATCTTCCATCTTTACCCTCCTTATCACTGGAAGAATTTTAAGGGGTTGGCATCAAGGAGGTGTGAATTGGACTCATCTCCCAGACATATCCAAATGGCTTGAGCAGTCAGGGACTGATCTTCAGCTGATTCAATTGACCGCTGTCATCCTTACAATAATattaagcttattttctctATCTTTATTAGGAAGGAGAATGAAAATTGTTCTAATTGTTGGATTTAACTTTTTGATGTCGGGATTGCTAGTGTTGTATCATATCGTGAAATATCAACACAGTGCATCACTATCATCCAGCAATGCAGCTACTTCATTAGCACAAATAATTTATGCAACTCTTGGTGTTTCTACTGTTGGGACTGTTCTTGCTGTACCATGGATTATGCCTATTCAGATTTCCAAGGAATGTTCTAACGATCACAATCACAACTCTGCAGTCTCCGATCCTTTAAACATTGGGAGTCAGTCTCAATATCTAGAACTGAGATATTCTTTATATATTATCGGGTGGGTGTACATAGGGTCTTGGTGTCTTCTGCAGTTGCTGCTTCAACAACCTGTTAACTCAGTTGTCACGTTACTCATTCTGATGCAGATTTTTGCCAGTTTTCTATTCTTTTTTCAAGGGATGCTGCAGCAGAAGCAATGGGTTGAG GTTGCTGTGTTGTACTATATAGGAATGGCTGGCCATTTTGCGCTGGGGAATAGTAATTCTCTAGCTACAGTCGACGTTGCTGGAGCTTTCATT GGCATTTCAAACTACTCGACCTTACTTTCTGGCATATTGATGTTCATCATCACCTATGCATCACCGATGCTGCTGCTGCTAAGTATGGTGATGTATATCTCAATTAAAAATCTAGACATTGCTGCCTCTCCTCAAAATGTAGATTTTGGACTTGTTCTAAAGAGGATTCTTGGCCTTCCTTGTCTGGTTCCACTGACTATCAATTCGATCCTGTTGTTGGCATACACAATAGTACTAATCTTAATGAGGAATCACCTCTTTGTTTGGAGTGTTTTCTCTCCAAA GTATTTATACGCATGTGCCACGACTGTGTGTATCTTGATCGGAGTCTTTATCGTGGCAACAACAATAACCTATGCATCTATGGTGCTGGTGCTGCGCAAAAGCTATATGAGTCTCCATCAGTGA
- the LOC120073101 gene encoding GPI ethanolamine phosphate transferase 2 isoform X4 yields MSSLICSGLTLFTAAAVAFQIIGLSFFVFGFFPVKPALSGDSGSESFRAPTCYSMGNDSERNLPPYELQSLYQELSGLPPLFDRLILMVIDGLPAEFVLGKDERPPIKALMEAMPYTQSLLANGIAKGYHAKAAPPTVTMPRLKAIVSGAIGGFLDVAFNFNTQALLDDNLLGKSHIVSLKVRSNLHIIGQFSKLGWKMVMCGDETWLKLFPGLFMRDDGVSSFFVKDTVEVDKNVSRHLSYELSKNDWNLLILHYLGLDHVGHTGGRNSPLMAPKLMEMDEVVKMIHATAVMNPDDKKRTLLVVVSDHGMTENGNHGGSSYEETDSLLLFIGSKSHATDFPSSIGNDVNQVDIAPTLALLFGVPIPKNNVGVMIPGVIDSLKDMHQLRALQLNSWQLLRLLQKQVPGFQCGSFPCDGFSDDQGYNSDDVMEKFCRMYLHAAVLHDSWISTEQSRSDSREDKSGIIAAYYEFLINANQWLSHKATDKPSTVIVFGVMSMILSFLIFSTVIYSLIQEIYSGEKQLFSGIFTRHLDEGFSLSVIFILLISMGSSSMVEEEQYIWHYLISTLNILFLRRTVQFCQKESTCRVFYLFNGHERVCIKASSIFTLLITGRILRGWHQGGVNWTHLPDISKWLEQSGTDLQLIQLTAVILTIILSLFSLSLLGRRMKIVLIVGFNFLMSGLLVLYHIVKYQHSASLSSSNAATSLAQIIYATLGVSTVGTVLAVPWIMPIQISKECSNDHNHNSAVSDPLNIGSQSQYLELRYSLYIIGWVYIGSWCLLQLLLQQPVNSVVTLLILMQIFASFLFFFQGMLQQKQWVEEWLAILRWGIVIL; encoded by the exons atgtcttctctaatcTGTAGTGGGCTAACGCTATTCACCGCGGCAGCTGTTGCTTTTCAGATAATTGGACTCTCGTTTTTCGTCTTTGGGTTCTTCCCCGTCAAACCTGCACTATCCGGTGACAG TGGTTCGGAAAGTTTTCGTGCGCCCACCTGCTATTCAATGGGAAACGATAGTGAGAGAAATCTACCTCCTTATGAACTCCAATCTCTATATCAG GAATTGTCTGGTCTTCCTCCTTTGTTTGATCGACTTATTCTAATG GTTATTGATGGTCTCCCAGCAGAATTTGTGCTCGGAAAAGATGAACGGCCTCCAATCAAGGCCTTGATGGAAGCCATGCCATATACTCAATCATTGTTGGCAAATGGAATTGCAAAAGGTTACCACGCAAAGGCTGCACCTCCAACTGTTACGATGCCCCGTCTGAAG GCTATTGTATCTGGAGCTATCGGAGGATTCCTTGATGTGGCTTTCAATTTCAATACTCAAGCTCTACTTGATGACAATCTTCTGG gaaaaagccACATTGTGAGTCTGAAAGTGAGATCAAATTTACATATTATAGGTCAGTTTTCTAAACTTGGTTGGAAAATGGTGATGTGTGGAGATGAAACATGGCTTAAACTGTTTCCGGGGCTCTTTATGAGGGATGATGGAGTTAGCAGCTTTTTT GTTAAAGATACTGTAGAAGTAGACAAAAATGTTTCTCGACATTTAAGCTATGAGCTTAGCAAGAATGACTGGAATCTTCTA ATTCTTCATTATTTAGGCTTGGACCATGTTGGGCATACTGGTGGTCGAAACAG TCCCTTAATGGCTCCAAAACTTATGGAAATGGATGAAGTAGTGAAGATGATTCATGCCACTGCCGTCATGAACCCAGATGATAAAAAAAGGACGCTTTTG GTTGTAGTGAGTGACCATGGGATGACTGAAAATGGCAATCATGGTGGGTCATCGTATGAAGAGACTGAttcccttcttctttttattgGATCAAAAAGTCATGCCACCGACTTTCCATCAAGTATCGGCAATGATGTTAACCAG GTTGACATTGCACCAACACTAGCTCTTTTATTTGGTGTGCCAATTCCCAAAAACAACGTTGGTGTCATGATTCCAGGAGTGATAGACTCTTTGAAGG ATATGCATCAACTGAGGGCACTCCAATTGAATTCTTGGCAATTGCTTAGATTGTTACAGAAACAGGTACCTGGTTTTCAATGTGGAAGTTTCCCATGTGATGGCTTTTCTGATGATCAAGGATATAATAGTGATGATGTTATGGAGAAATTCTGCCGGATGTATTTGCATGCTGCAGTTCTTCATGATTCCTGGATATCAACAGAGCAATCCAG ATCTGATAGCAGAGAAGACAAAAGTGGAATTATTGCAGCATACTATGAGTTTCTCATAAATGCAAATCAATGGTTATCACACAAAGCTACTGAT AAACCTTCTACAGTTATTGTTTTTGGGGTGATGTCAATGATCCTATCATTTCTGATATTTTCTACCGTCATTTACTCTCTTATCCAAGAAATTTATTCTGGAGAAAAGCAACTGTTCAGTGGTATCTTTACTCGGCATCTTGATGAGGGTTTTTCTCTATCTGTAATATTCATTCTGTTGATCAGTATGGGATCCAGTTCCATGGTTGAGGAAGAGCAATATATTTGGCATTACTTGATCTCGACATTGAATATACTTTTCCTTCGTAGAACGGTGCAGTTCTGTCAAAAAGAAAGCACCTGTCGTGTTTTTTATTTGTTCAATGGACatgaaagagtttgtataaaggcATCTTCCATCTTTACCCTCCTTATCACTGGAAGAATTTTAAGGGGTTGGCATCAAGGAGGTGTGAATTGGACTCATCTCCCAGACATATCCAAATGGCTTGAGCAGTCAGGGACTGATCTTCAGCTGATTCAATTGACCGCTGTCATCCTTACAATAATattaagcttattttctctATCTTTATTAGGAAGGAGAATGAAAATTGTTCTAATTGTTGGATTTAACTTTTTGATGTCGGGATTGCTAGTGTTGTATCATATCGTGAAATATCAACACAGTGCATCACTATCATCCAGCAATGCAGCTACTTCATTAGCACAAATAATTTATGCAACTCTTGGTGTTTCTACTGTTGGGACTGTTCTTGCTGTACCATGGATTATGCCTATTCAGATTTCCAAGGAATGTTCTAACGATCACAATCACAACTCTGCAGTCTCCGATCCTTTAAACATTGGGAGTCAGTCTCAATATCTAGAACTGAGATATTCTTTATATATTATCGGGTGGGTGTACATAGGGTCTTGGTGTCTTCTGCAGTTGCTGCTTCAACAACCTGTTAACTCAGTTGTCACGTTACTCATTCTGATGCAGATTTTTGCCAGTTTTCTATTCTTTTTTCAAGGGATGCTGCAGCAGAAGCAATGGGTTGAG GAATGGCTGGCCATTTTGCGCTGGGGAATAGTAATTCTCTAG
- the LOC120073101 gene encoding GPI ethanolamine phosphate transferase 2 isoform X2, with translation MSSLICSGLTLFTAAAVAFQIIGLSFFVFGFFPVKPALSGDSGSESFRAPTCYSMGNDSERNLPPYELQSLYQELSGLPPLFDRLILMVIDGLPAEFVLGKDERPPIKALMEAMPYTQSLLANGIAKGYHAKAAPPTVTMPRLKAIVSGAIGGFLDVAFNFNTQALLDDNLLGQFSKLGWKMVMCGDETWLKLFPGLFMRDDGVSSFFVKDTVEVDKNVSRHLSYELSKNDWNLLILHYLGLDHVGHTGGRNSPLMAPKLMEMDEVVKMIHATAVMNPDDKKRTLLVVVSDHGMTENGNHGGSSYEETDSLLLFIGSKSHATDFPSSIGNDVNQVDIAPTLALLFGVPIPKNNVGVMIPGVIDSLKDMHQLRALQLNSWQLLRLLQKQVPGFQCGSFPCDGFSDDQGYNSDDVMEKFCRMYLHAAVLHDSWISTEQSRSDSREDKSGIIAAYYEFLINANQWLSHKATDKPSTVIVFGVMSMILSFLIFSTVIYSLIQEIYSGEKQLFSGIFTRHLDEGFSLSVIFILLISMGSSSMVEEEQYIWHYLISTLNILFLRRTVQFCQKESTCRVFYLFNGHERVCIKASSIFTLLITGRILRGWHQGGVNWTHLPDISKWLEQSGTDLQLIQLTAVILTIILSLFSLSLLGRRMKIVLIVGFNFLMSGLLVLYHIVKYQHSASLSSSNAATSLAQIIYATLGVSTVGTVLAVPWIMPIQISKECSNDHNHNSAVSDPLNIGSQSQYLELRYSLYIIGWVYIGSWCLLQLLLQQPVNSVVTLLILMQIFASFLFFFQGMLQQKQWVEVAVLYYIGMAGHFALGNSNSLATVDVAGAFIGISNYSTLLSGILMFIITYASPMLLLLSMVMYISIKNLDIAASPQNVDFGLVLKRILGLPCLVPLTINSILLLAYTIVLILMRNHLFVWSVFSPKYLYACATTVCILIGVFIVATTITYASMVLVLRKSYMSLHQ, from the exons atgtcttctctaatcTGTAGTGGGCTAACGCTATTCACCGCGGCAGCTGTTGCTTTTCAGATAATTGGACTCTCGTTTTTCGTCTTTGGGTTCTTCCCCGTCAAACCTGCACTATCCGGTGACAG TGGTTCGGAAAGTTTTCGTGCGCCCACCTGCTATTCAATGGGAAACGATAGTGAGAGAAATCTACCTCCTTATGAACTCCAATCTCTATATCAG GAATTGTCTGGTCTTCCTCCTTTGTTTGATCGACTTATTCTAATG GTTATTGATGGTCTCCCAGCAGAATTTGTGCTCGGAAAAGATGAACGGCCTCCAATCAAGGCCTTGATGGAAGCCATGCCATATACTCAATCATTGTTGGCAAATGGAATTGCAAAAGGTTACCACGCAAAGGCTGCACCTCCAACTGTTACGATGCCCCGTCTGAAG GCTATTGTATCTGGAGCTATCGGAGGATTCCTTGATGTGGCTTTCAATTTCAATACTCAAGCTCTACTTGATGACAATCTTCTGG GTCAGTTTTCTAAACTTGGTTGGAAAATGGTGATGTGTGGAGATGAAACATGGCTTAAACTGTTTCCGGGGCTCTTTATGAGGGATGATGGAGTTAGCAGCTTTTTT GTTAAAGATACTGTAGAAGTAGACAAAAATGTTTCTCGACATTTAAGCTATGAGCTTAGCAAGAATGACTGGAATCTTCTA ATTCTTCATTATTTAGGCTTGGACCATGTTGGGCATACTGGTGGTCGAAACAG TCCCTTAATGGCTCCAAAACTTATGGAAATGGATGAAGTAGTGAAGATGATTCATGCCACTGCCGTCATGAACCCAGATGATAAAAAAAGGACGCTTTTG GTTGTAGTGAGTGACCATGGGATGACTGAAAATGGCAATCATGGTGGGTCATCGTATGAAGAGACTGAttcccttcttctttttattgGATCAAAAAGTCATGCCACCGACTTTCCATCAAGTATCGGCAATGATGTTAACCAG GTTGACATTGCACCAACACTAGCTCTTTTATTTGGTGTGCCAATTCCCAAAAACAACGTTGGTGTCATGATTCCAGGAGTGATAGACTCTTTGAAGG ATATGCATCAACTGAGGGCACTCCAATTGAATTCTTGGCAATTGCTTAGATTGTTACAGAAACAGGTACCTGGTTTTCAATGTGGAAGTTTCCCATGTGATGGCTTTTCTGATGATCAAGGATATAATAGTGATGATGTTATGGAGAAATTCTGCCGGATGTATTTGCATGCTGCAGTTCTTCATGATTCCTGGATATCAACAGAGCAATCCAG ATCTGATAGCAGAGAAGACAAAAGTGGAATTATTGCAGCATACTATGAGTTTCTCATAAATGCAAATCAATGGTTATCACACAAAGCTACTGAT AAACCTTCTACAGTTATTGTTTTTGGGGTGATGTCAATGATCCTATCATTTCTGATATTTTCTACCGTCATTTACTCTCTTATCCAAGAAATTTATTCTGGAGAAAAGCAACTGTTCAGTGGTATCTTTACTCGGCATCTTGATGAGGGTTTTTCTCTATCTGTAATATTCATTCTGTTGATCAGTATGGGATCCAGTTCCATGGTTGAGGAAGAGCAATATATTTGGCATTACTTGATCTCGACATTGAATATACTTTTCCTTCGTAGAACGGTGCAGTTCTGTCAAAAAGAAAGCACCTGTCGTGTTTTTTATTTGTTCAATGGACatgaaagagtttgtataaaggcATCTTCCATCTTTACCCTCCTTATCACTGGAAGAATTTTAAGGGGTTGGCATCAAGGAGGTGTGAATTGGACTCATCTCCCAGACATATCCAAATGGCTTGAGCAGTCAGGGACTGATCTTCAGCTGATTCAATTGACCGCTGTCATCCTTACAATAATattaagcttattttctctATCTTTATTAGGAAGGAGAATGAAAATTGTTCTAATTGTTGGATTTAACTTTTTGATGTCGGGATTGCTAGTGTTGTATCATATCGTGAAATATCAACACAGTGCATCACTATCATCCAGCAATGCAGCTACTTCATTAGCACAAATAATTTATGCAACTCTTGGTGTTTCTACTGTTGGGACTGTTCTTGCTGTACCATGGATTATGCCTATTCAGATTTCCAAGGAATGTTCTAACGATCACAATCACAACTCTGCAGTCTCCGATCCTTTAAACATTGGGAGTCAGTCTCAATATCTAGAACTGAGATATTCTTTATATATTATCGGGTGGGTGTACATAGGGTCTTGGTGTCTTCTGCAGTTGCTGCTTCAACAACCTGTTAACTCAGTTGTCACGTTACTCATTCTGATGCAGATTTTTGCCAGTTTTCTATTCTTTTTTCAAGGGATGCTGCAGCAGAAGCAATGGGTTGAG GTTGCTGTGTTGTACTATATAGGAATGGCTGGCCATTTTGCGCTGGGGAATAGTAATTCTCTAGCTACAGTCGACGTTGCTGGAGCTTTCATT GGCATTTCAAACTACTCGACCTTACTTTCTGGCATATTGATGTTCATCATCACCTATGCATCACCGATGCTGCTGCTGCTAAGTATGGTGATGTATATCTCAATTAAAAATCTAGACATTGCTGCCTCTCCTCAAAATGTAGATTTTGGACTTGTTCTAAAGAGGATTCTTGGCCTTCCTTGTCTGGTTCCACTGACTATCAATTCGATCCTGTTGTTGGCATACACAATAGTACTAATCTTAATGAGGAATCACCTCTTTGTTTGGAGTGTTTTCTCTCCAAA GTATTTATACGCATGTGCCACGACTGTGTGTATCTTGATCGGAGTCTTTATCGTGGCAACAACAATAACCTATGCATCTATGGTGCTGGTGCTGCGCAAAAGCTATATGAGTCTCCATCAGTGA